The Chloroherpetonaceae bacterium DNA segment TCGGCGTTAGCTCATTGACCAAGTTTATTTTTCCAACCAACACATCATTTCAAACCATCTTATGAAACCAACACGGCGGTTTTATTACTCGCTTTTGCTTACTACGCTTATGCTTGTAGCCGCTTGCACAACCGTGGCCGTAACAGGCCGAAGGCAAGTGAATTTGATTCCCTCATCCACAATGCTTTCGATGAGCAGCGGTGAATACCGCAATTTTTTAAGCCAAGCCAAACTCAGCACCAACCGCGAGCAAACAGAAATGGTGAAGCGATGCGGGGCGCGTATTCAAGCACAGGTTGAAGCCTACTTCCGAGAAAATGGAATGGCAGATCGCTTAAACGATTTTGCGTGGGAGTTTAATTTGGTCGATAGCCCCGAAGTGAACGCGTGGTGTATGCCGGGCGGGAAGGTTGTGTTTTACACCGGTATTCTTCCTATCACAAAAGATGAAGAGGGGCTTGCGGTAGTGATGGGTCATGAAATCGCGCACGCGAT contains these protein-coding regions:
- a CDS encoding M48 family metallopeptidase, yielding MKPTRRFYYSLLLTTLMLVAACTTVAVTGRRQVNLIPSSTMLSMSSGEYRNFLSQAKLSTNREQTEMVKRCGARIQAQVEAYFRENGMADRLNDFAWEFNLVDSPEVNAWCMPGGKVVFYTGILPITKDEEGLAVVMGHEIAHAIAEHGSERMSQGLLTNLGGMAIAQALKDKPQQTQQLFMAAFGLGAQFGLLLPFSRLHESEADKLGLIFMAKAGYNPESAVAFWERMREMKGGQAPPEFMSTHPSDETRIRDLKAQMPEALRVYKPRQ